In Eremothecium gossypii ATCC 10895 chromosome III, complete sequence, the genomic window AAACGGGCGCGATGACGCTGCGCATCGTCGACGAGCAGCTCtcgggcgcggcgcgctTCCGCGACGTCACAATCCGCGAGGGTGACTCGTTCCTGCTGCCCGCGAACGTCCCGCACAACCCCGTCCGCTACGCGGACACCGTTGGCATCGTCGTGGAGCAGGACCGGCCCGCGGGCCACTTCGACCAGTTGCGCTGGTACtgccgcggctgccgcgAGCTGGTGTGCAAGTACGAGTTCTACATGTCGGACCTGAGCTCGCAGGTGCGCGAGGGCATCGAGCGCTTTGCCGCCAGCGCGGAAGACCGCGTCTGC contains:
- the BNA1 gene encoding 3-hydroxyanthranilate 3,4-dioxygenase (Syntenic homolog of Saccharomyces cerevisiae YJR025C (BNA1)), which translates into the protein MLNTTPINIDAWLAENSHLLQPPVNNFCLHRGGFTVMLVGGPNERTDYHVNPTPEWFYQKTGAMTLRIVDEQLSGAARFRDVTIREGDSFLLPANVPHNPVRYADTVGIVVEQDRPAGHFDQLRWYCRGCRELVCKYEFYMSDLSSQVREGIERFAASAEDRVCKHCGTLNYPTPQASAT